The window GAACTTATTAAGGATATTCTTTTCAGCTGGGATTTTGCAGATTTCATGGATGGGAAAACGTATGTAAAAACTACGCTTCATGCGATGCTTAACAATAAGGATTTCTTCAAAATCAATGCTGTTATTGCCGGAATTCTGTTTATTATCCTGATCAGTATTCCTTTTCTGGCTCATTCTTCTACCCTACTGAATGCCAAGCTGATGTTTTTGATTCCTCTGATTCCGGCGGTAATTCTCTTTTTCTGTATTCAAAAACTGTATGATAATTTCAGAAAAGAAAACAGCGGCCTTAATCCGGGAAATGCCTTTCAGAATACCATGCAAAATGCACTGGAGCGTTTTGGAATACAAACAGTTGCCGACCTCAACGAAAAATTCATTCAGAAGGAAAATGCCCTCAACCTTAATTACCGCTACGGAAACGGGCAGGAATATTACAGGATGGCTTTACAAAGCATCGAAAAAATCAGAATCAAAAATGAGGTACATATTGACCCAACCCGTTACAGAATTTTTTATGAAAGTGCCGTTAATAATGATTATTATAAAAACAATCCTTTCTACCTCTTACAATCTGAATATGTAGTGATTACAACGGATATCAATGCTAAAATCAAGGTAGAACTCCCCACAATGGCTAATCTGTACTGGTCCGAAGAGGAACTGAAACACATCAGCCCTGCCGAATTTGTGAGAGCATCTATGGCGGTTCCTTTCTTCTTTGAGCCTTTTCAGAAACAGATTAACCGGGATGAGGATTCTGTAAAGTATGCCTGGAGGTACTGGATGAATACGAAACCTGAAGATATTAACCCGGCAGGAGTTTTCATAGACGGCGGCAGTATTTCCAACTTTCCGATTGATTTGTTTCATGCGGATGAAGTTTTTTATCCCAGAATGCCTCTTTTCGGAGTACAGCTGACGAGTGATTCTGCAATTCTTTCAGAAAAAGGAAAAACAAGTCAGGAAATCCTTAAAAGTCCGTTCAGCTATGCCGGAAATATCATCAGTACTTTAAAAGGGTTTAATGATAAAACATTCCTTACCAAACATACTTTCTATAAACTCTACAGCATACAGGCCGTGAACTGCGGCACCAGCAGCTGGCTCAACTTCTTTATGAAAAAGGAAGAAAAAGAAGAACTTTTCAACAGAGGCTTTCAGGCTGCGCTTGATTTTCTCAACACCTTTAACTGGGAAAAGTACAAATATGAAAGAATGATGCTCACGATGAAGGAGAAAAAAATACTGAAAGAGGAGGACACCCCTACGGTGGGGTAAGGATTTATCTTTTAAATTTACCAACATTACAATTAAATCAATAGTATGAAATACATCTGCCCATGCTGTGGAGAAGAAAAAGAAGACTGGCCTGCACTTGCCTATACTGAACCCTATTTTTATTCGTGTTTATCCGAAGAAGAATTAAAGAATGCAGAGCTCTCCTCAGACCTATGTGTCGTTGAAGATGCTGAAAATACCCATCGATTTATCCGTACTGTTCTTGTACAGGAGGTCACGGATGACTGCCGGGATCTGGAATACGGAATCTGGGTATCACTAAGCGAAAAAAGCTTTAATGAATATGTTGAAAATTATAACAATAAAGAGTTCGAAGCAGAATATTTCGGATGGCTATCCACCTATTTTCCCGATTATGAATTTGAGGAAAGCATTCCTACGACCGTGGTGGTAAATAATTCCGTCGGAAGACCTTTTGTTTATCCTCATGAAAGTTATGATCATCCGTTTGTTGATGATTTTTATAAAGGAATTACTAAGGAGGAAGCAGAGAAAAGAATCAACAGGGTTTTAAATAGAGAATAGATCAAAAGAAGACTCACATGTTGAAAATTAAAAAATGGATCTCAGAAAAATTTCATATCATTATTTTGATACTTACTTTAGGGCTGATTATATTTGGGGTAATTAGTGCCAATTTAGGAATCAATGATATTCTCAAAAATCCTAAATATACAATTGGAGAAGCCACATCAGATTGGCATTATAAAAACAATAATGGTGTAGGAATAGATTACAAATATCATGTTAATGGCCTTACCTACTCTAAAACTGCTAAC of the Chryseobacterium aureum genome contains:
- a CDS encoding patatin-like phospholipase family protein yields the protein MTTENLNKILEDPSLSQASKDKLLALQENISAKEFSDLLDENGNQYIEFVQEGGGVWGSALVGYLYGLEIFGIRFLKVAGTSAGAINTMLIAACKTKEEAKSELIKDILFSWDFADFMDGKTYVKTTLHAMLNNKDFFKINAVIAGILFIILISIPFLAHSSTLLNAKLMFLIPLIPAVILFFCIQKLYDNFRKENSGLNPGNAFQNTMQNALERFGIQTVADLNEKFIQKENALNLNYRYGNGQEYYRMALQSIEKIRIKNEVHIDPTRYRIFYESAVNNDYYKNNPFYLLQSEYVVITTDINAKIKVELPTMANLYWSEEELKHISPAEFVRASMAVPFFFEPFQKQINRDEDSVKYAWRYWMNTKPEDINPAGVFIDGGSISNFPIDLFHADEVFYPRMPLFGVQLTSDSAILSEKGKTSQEILKSPFSYAGNIISTLKGFNDKTFLTKHTFYKLYSIQAVNCGTSSWLNFFMKKEEKEELFNRGFQAALDFLNTFNWEKYKYERMMLTMKEKKILKEEDTPTVG
- a CDS encoding DUF2199 domain-containing protein codes for the protein MKYICPCCGEEKEDWPALAYTEPYFYSCLSEEELKNAELSSDLCVVEDAENTHRFIRTVLVQEVTDDCRDLEYGIWVSLSEKSFNEYVENYNNKEFEAEYFGWLSTYFPDYEFEESIPTTVVVNNSVGRPFVYPHESYDHPFVDDFYKGITKEEAEKRINRVLNRE